The DNA segment ttaatttaaatcacccaTAGGATaaattttctcttacaaggttagacaagagacttaccttgtctcaaaatCCACTTCCCGATCACAACGTCGCGTTAAGGTCTCAATTCAGtgcgaaaaatccgaaactatccaaatgttatataaaataattaatacatgctcaataattagAAATTTGGCTATTATATTAATTACTCAACCCAAAATgctaaaattcctaaaattcaccggGGCCCACGTGCctagatttctaaaattttcggaggaaaacgttacccataatctcaaatatataattttcatccaattacataatcattttcgtggttaaaatctcatttttgtcaaaacctagttttttcatctaaacccttgattttcatgatttacaggtaataatctacccataatctatgtatttaatttaaagtgtgtagaattaacttttcttcaagttgctagttgaaatcccctctcaaaaagctccaaaatcgccaaagaatggaagaaatgggattaaaaatggtgaaatcccgTTTTTAAGACATTCTTCCCGGTACAGTGaaccccttcttcgcgaacatggttagtgtctcacgttcgcgaagacaAAATTTTACGGCCTAAAAACTTCCCTTCGCGAGCGCGACAGGGGTCTCGCGAACGGGAAGGCTTGCCTGGTCtgcccttcgtgaacgcgtgagccccttcgcgaacgcgtaaagtAATTTCACACCGGTCCCAGTcccccttcgcgaacacgagtgtaccttcgcgaatgcgtaggccaAAATTCTCGGGTTCGCGAACGCGTCaccctctatgcgaacgcgaagggcaattGCCCAGCTCCCATtttcctttttcgcgaacgcaAGGGTCATTCcgtgttcacgaagaaggaaaccagaactggaactTCTGGTTTTTCCAACTTAGCTCCGGGTGGatcaaaactcacccaagcctcTCGGGTTCCcgtccaaatgtaccaacaagtctgtaaatataacacggacttgctcgaactcttaAAACACGTAAATCAACAACGAAACTAAGAATCGTACGCCAAAATCGAATtggatcaaaatatgaacttcaagtttctaagTTCCTCCTAACGCACCGAATCATACTTATACTACccgaaatgacaccaaattttgcttgtaagtcttaaatcaccatacgaaactattcttGTGCTCGAaatttcaaacggacctcgattacttCAAAACCCACTCCAAAATAAATTTAAAGAACCTTGAACTTTTAAATAgctgattttcactattaagcgctgaaacgctcccgggttgtccaaaacccgattcaaacatatgcttaagtccaaaattatcatacgaatctgttggaaccgacaaatcccgattccggggtcgttttctcaaaatgttgaccgaagtcaaacttggccttttaaagccaaactaaggaactaagtgttcatGTTTCAACCCAAACACCTCGAAATTCAGAACCAACCATCCCTGTAAtttataaattagtaaaagcacatacgaggagtcttatttaggagaacggggttctaaaagttaaaatgaccgattgggtcattacaacgACCAAAACAGATCTAGAATAGAATCACTAGACCAAACCAAAGCAATGCTACAGATGGAACAGATCTATGTATGTTTATAAGCACTGAACACACTAATTAGCAACATAAGTTAAATATCTATGAATATTTGACTGTTAacccatttattatttttatattacctTGAGATCGATGTAGGAATCATATATttcaaattctggatccgccactAAATAGGAGATAGAGCAAAAGAGATGTAAGAAAACTAACCTCCACCGCAATATTATATAAGTCAAACTGTAATACTATAATATAATGAAACAGTAATATTTCTGTAACAGAAAATCAGAAGTAAAGTTGAATCTCGAAATAATCAAATATAATCTGAAATTAAATTTCGGAATGAGAATCGAGACCACTGAATGCACagcgtgtccttaaggaaattattcccctcaagtactcgaggtgttggaatattatcctccaaggatagaacgatttaactcaccagagtATTGGTACCAAAAATGCTAGTGAACGGCGAACCACTCGTTCAAAATATTTCGGGAAAAGAAAGAAACTAATCGGGTCGCGTCGCGTCGCGGGTCCTGGGTTATTCCGGGTTGACTTTccgttaattaattaaataattgaaagaaattttgtccaaaaaaattaatcaatcaatctttgaccaaagCCGAAGCCGAACGAGCGACAAGGATGACGCGAGACTTACCTTCTTTCCAACCTATTTAACACCAAGAGAAGTGTTTTCTCAATGTTATCACATTCTCTTTTCTTTCCACTACCAATAAGACaatttttcttctcattttctcCTTCCGTTTCCCATTCACCAAACTTGAATCCCAAGGTATTACATTCTCTAAAATGGAATCTGAATACAGCAAGTCTTTGAAAATGAATGTAATTAAGACAACATGTATATTTAGCTTTAAAATGACCTCATATACGAATGTAAAAAAATCAACTTCAAACAAACAGAAACTGTTATTGACAGAAAGCTCCATAAGAACATACGTATCTCCAAAATGACCTCAGTTACAAATACAGAAAACGAATCTTTACTCAAATATTGACAAGGCATGAAACGCCCCAAGGTTCCAAAAAAGAAGCAAAACTATACATATtcgaaaataggaaaaataacactgtataaccgctcttaaaataataatcgaaaaatataattttctttaatatatatgcatttttatatgttatatataaaaaatatataaattttatgtaccaaatattaataattttggcCGCGAGCTAAAAGTGAtctttgacaaaaaaaaaaaaaaaagtatacgTAGATATGACGCCGAAAAACCTTTATGCGCTAGCTATGCAAGTCACATTCAACAATCACCGTAAAAGCAAGCTTGCTCGTAAACCATTTGAAATTAGAATCAACAGCAAATTCTACTTACTATACATTTGGAACAACAAGATAAGTAGTAGTTTTAGTTCGAATCCTGAATATGTATTTAAAAATTCACCAAATAAGTACAAAAGATTGAGTTCGAACACAATAAATCAATAGTAAATCAAATGACTTGTGTTAGAATATCgaaataaaattcataaaatttaaattctgaatccgcCTATGCACAAACTAGACGGTTCATCCCTACTTGGGATTTCGTTGGACAACAATGACAGAATCTCCGCGAAGGAGCATCTTGCTGATAAACCTATTTTTgctatactccctccatttcaatttaaatgaggtagtttgactcgacacAGAGTTTAAGAGAAAAGAGGGAGACTTTTGAAACCTGTGGTCTTAAaaacttaaggggtaaaagctttgtaaGGCCATGACATTTAGatggttataaaagcttttcattaacgacaaaatgggtaaaatgaaaagtttaaagttgaattgaTTCCAATTATagaaatatgttattttttttaaacggACTAATAAAGAAAGTGTGTTATCTAAATTAAAACACAAGCAGCAACATGTACTTTTCCATCAGTCTTGGGAACCATAGTACTCCAAATTTCTGTAACATTTTCAAGTACCATGTTGCAGTGAGGATCAAATGCCCTAACACGGCCAAGAAGTTTCTTGTTGTTCCTACAATTGATGAGCACTGTGTGTTGTTCTTAACACTCATCATTAGTACAGAAAGTGGGCCAATATCCAATTCCTCATCAAAATAGCCCGAGCTAGCCATTTTTCGGATCGATAATCAAAAAATAACCAGTGTTCGcgaagttattgaaaaataattattattttactgaaacacggaaagtttcaacaaaatatgcaagatTATGGAGTTCATGCGTATAAACttctagtatattatattggaactccaggaCACAAAatgtttcagcataatatgcgggATTATGGAGCTATTGCATATAAATTTCCAACATATTATGACACATTATAaaattccaacatattatgttgggaactcatatgtaaaaaattcgaacccTATCATATTATGCCagaatattttcggatttttaacaGTTTTTggttcagattttatctttatatgaaaaatggttaaatttcgattatttttgaaactgtgactatttttcaattaccttttataaatctggttatttttgaatttcacccaaaTTCCTCTGCCTCATAATTTGCCATAGGAACAACCTCTGAAATTCAAGAGAGAAAATGGACAAAAAGAAAGGGAGAGAGATTAGTACTATTTGGCCTAGAAAATAGTCCAACGAGTGTTAAAAAATATGCACCTcgaatgaaaataatttattctaaatCTCCGAATTTCTGAATTTTATCTCTATAATTCTCCacacatatttttatttataatagtaCGGAACCTACTTTAACTAAAAATTGAAATACTTATTCGTGACTATATATCCTATTTagacataaattaaataaattatcaaaTACCACATTCTAAGGAATTTTAGTTTCCTACTACAACTTTGTTTAATCTTCCAATACTCCTACTAATTTTACAGGATTTAATTTTGAAGAAAGTCTTTTTTGCTAGTAGATTGCTTGACTTTCAAGCTACAACTTTATTAGCAAGGGCAAAGCTACACTTTGGTAAGGGTGGTCAATTGTCGGAAAATTACATTGCGTGTATAgataaaatatcaaattttagaggtacataacatatattgaacaccctttgtcgtaaatttttttacttcttttaagtttgaacacCCAAAAAAATTTTTAGTTTTGCCACTGTTTATTAGTATATATGGAAAACCTGCAAGCATACACCTTTACAAGTATGTTGATATTTACAATCATATTCAACAAAGTTATAACAGGTTTGGACTCACGGACTAACACAAGTATGAAATTTATTGAGCAGTAAGCCTACCATgaatttcaagaaatttattattcaatgttttactaataaaaaaaaaggaGCAGAAGTAAAATTTTGAGAAAGAAAAACCGAAAAGGGAATTAGCATGCACGAAAATGGGAAGAGATCATAATTATCAATGCATGAAAACTGTGAGTATGTTAAGACTCATTCGTGGGTAAAGTTTATGCAAGGCAGGCCCTTGAGTTGAGGAAAATAACATCAAAGAGGATAAGTAGATAGTATTATAGTAATGTAGATGCACCTGGTAGATATTTGTTGGGTATTAAATAATCAGTAGTTTAATTTTTCTAGAATTCTTAATTTAGTAGATTTTTTATATCCGTAGACTCCTAGTTATACGTAATTGCTTTGTAATAAGACTCTATATTTAAAGAGACAGAAGGAATAAAAAACGGGCAGGAAAGATTTATATAAAACAACAAGAGATCCGAGTCTCTCTCTAACGAGTCCTAAGGTTATAGGCTCCCTTTAACGAACTTATTTATTGTTATCAAAATAGGTCGCTCACGGAATAGAAACAAGGGAAAGGATCTGTTCAACACAGACTTTCCAGTGAATCGCTCTGTGACAAGATCCATTATGTGTGATCAtaacaacttggtatcagagccaaacACTATGGGCGATCCAAGCAAACGTGAAGAGTTACAAGCTCTCCTTCAAGAGGCGCAGACTGCCAACAAAGCACGAATAACAGAAGTAGTGGCACAATCTGAATCAAGGATGGTTAATTAACTGCAACAATTATCGTTACAATTGTAGGAATTCATTATTGGGTTTAACAAAAATCAAGGTAAGGATTCTGATGCTAGAGCATGCAACAATGTAGGTAACCAACCCTACAGACCAGAGAATCGACCTAATCAGCTGACAGGAAATAGTGTAGTACCAAGGTACACAAAGCTGGATTTTCCTACTTTTGACGGATCTAAAGACCCATTGATTTGGCTGCACCGTTGTGAGAAATTTTTCTCCAATCAGAGAACAAATGAAACATATAAGGTGGGATTGACAACATTCCATCTTCTAGGTGAGGCACAATTATGGTATCATCAAGTGGAACAAGAGTATCCCTCTGTTGACTGGGAGGAATTCAAAGAATATAGTGTTCTCAGGTTTGGGCCTCCACTGAGCAGTAATCCACTAGGTGATCTGGTTAACCTTAAGCAAACGGGCTCAATTGAAGAATATCAGTGTCAATTTCAAGAACGGTTAGTCAGGGCCAGTAAGTATGTTCGCGAGGACCAACAAGTTAGTGTTTTTACTGTCGGGCTGATCAATTCCATTCGGCTTGATGTTGAAATGCGCAGTCCACCAGATTTGGTTTATGCCATAAATATAGCTCGagcttttgaaaaaaaacagAAGGTGGTGCGGGCGATATCTTCTCGAAGGGAGACTTGGCAAGGGACTAAAGGCTATTTCAGTACTACTACAAGTTCAACAATTCCAACCCCAAAGGGTAGCAATGCACCAGGTGGTATTACTGAACCAAAGTTGGTAAGTTCATCTGCTCCTTTTATAAAAAAGTTGTCAAGAGCTGAAATGGCAGAGAGAAGGGCAAAAGGATTGTGTTATAATTGTGATGAATTGTATTCGATTGGGCATCAATGTAAGAAGCTATTTTGGTTGGAACTAGCTGATCTAGATGATGAAGAACCTGACCATAAAAATGCACAAGAACCTAAAATTTCCTTATATGCCATCACGGGGACAGAAGTGTGCAAGAACAATGCAGTTGCTGGCAATCATGAAAGGTCAACCATTATTGAGCCTATTTGATTTGGGTAGCACACACTAATAAGTTACACAACAGCGCAATACTTGGGGATGCAAGTACAGCCTGGGACAAGTGCCAAGGTATCAGTGGCTAACAGAGAAAGAGTTTACAGCAAAGGAACTTGCCCAGCAGTATCCTTCTGTATTGATAACCAAAACTTTGAAGCTGACTTCTTTGTTATTCCGTTAGATGGCTTTGACATTATTTTATGGGTGACTTGGTTACAAACATTGGGCCCCATTCTTTGGGACTTCGTCACACTTGAAATGAGTTTTACTTCAAATAGGAAACAAGTCGTCTTTAGAGGGCAGCAAACCTGTTTGAAATTGCAGCTTCAATTATTGCATGATTTAGATGAGCACCACAGCAAACTGGAGCAGGTTTTGGCCGAATTTGCTGACTTATTTCAAGAGCCTACTGGGCTGCCTCCGATGCGAAATTGTGATTATCGCATTTGCTTATTGCCTGGTTCCAAACCAGTGGTAGTTCGACCATACCAGTATCCTCATTTGCAGAAAGATGAGATAGAAAAAAGTGTGCGGACATGTTAAGACAAGGAATCATTCGGCCTAGTAGATCACCCTTCTCATCTCCAGTTTTATTGGTTCGTAAGCATGATGGAACTTGGCATTTTTGTGTTGATTATCGTGAGCTCAATGCTAAGACAGTGAAGGATAAATTTCTAATTCCAGTGATGGATGAATTATTAGATGAATTGTACGGGTCCAAATATTTCACGAAGCTAGATTTGAAGTCGGGCTATCATCAGGTCCGCATGGATCCCCTAGATATTGAGAAGACAGCCTTTCGCACGCATCATGgccactttgaatttttggttatgCCGTTTGGATTGTCAAACACCCCATCAACATTTCAAGCACTAATGAATGAGGTTTTTAAACCACACTTGCGTCAATTTGTGTTGGTTTTCTTTGACGATATTTTAATATATAGCAAAACATGGGATGATCATCTCACTCATATTGGCATCGTTTTTGAGTTATTGCGTACCCATAACCTTTATGTCAAGAGATCCAAATGTTCTTTTGGAGAGACCCAAGTAGCATATCTTGGCCATGTGGTGTCTGAAACAGGCGTGGCAGCAGACACAAACAAGGTTGAGGCTATCATTGATTGGCATCAACCACAGTCCACCACTACCTTGCGCAGATTCTTGGGcttagcaggttattaccgtaAATTTATAAGAATTTACTGTCAGTTAGCAGCCCCTTTAACTCACATGCTTAAAAGAAATTCGTTCCAGTGGGATGAAACAACTTTGGCTTCTTTTGACACTCTTAAAAAAGCACTTGCAACTGCTCATGTTTTACAATTACCAAATTTTAATGATCCATTTATAATTGAATGTGATCCTCGGGAGGTGGTATTGGAGCGGTGTTGCAACAGAATGGCCATCCTATTGCTTTGTTCAGTCGACAACTGGCAGCTCGACACTTTAAATTGGCTGCATATGAGCGAGAATTAATTGGCTTGGCTAAAGCAGTGCAACATTGGCATCCTTATCTATGTGGCATGTCTTTCTTGATTCGCACAGACCACTATAGCCTTAAATACTTGTTGGAACAACGGCTTACGACTTCATCTCAACAACATTGGATCAGCAAGCTTATGGGATTTGATTTTTATGTAGAGTATAAGGCAGGCCACTTGAATAAGGCTGTTGATGCCTTGTCACGTCGTCCTGGTAAGGAGGAATTACTGTATGCCATCAGCCAACCACGTATACTACTGCTTAATGCGATTAGAGAAGAGATCTGCAATGATGCTTCCTTGCAAGAATTAGTTCAACAAGTCCTTCGTCAAGAACTTGATGCTTCCTAGTCAATCAAATACGGGCTACTATTTTATAAAGGCAGTATCTACTTGCTGCCTTTTTCCCAATTGATTGCTACTATTCTATCAGGATATCATGATAATGCCTATGAAGGGCTACAAAAAACACTGCAGCGCATACGGCAAGATTTCTACTGGAAAGGTATGAAGTCGGTTATTGGGAATTATGTCGCTGCTTGTCAAGTTTGTCAACGCAATAAGGCTGAACATCTAAGCCATGCAGGTTTACTATAGCCACTTGCACTTCCTGTGCAGGTATGGGCTGGCATCTCAATGGACTTTATTGATGGCTTAGCAAAGGCTTGGGGCAAAACAGTATTTTTTGTGGTAGTCGATCATTTTTCCAAATATGCACACTTCATACCCATGTCTCACCCTTACACTGCAACCCGTGTTGCCTATGTTTTCTTTGAGAATATTGTTAGATTGCATGGGATACCCG comes from the Nicotiana tabacum cultivar K326 chromosome 14, ASM71507v2, whole genome shotgun sequence genome and includes:
- the LOC142169081 gene encoding uncharacterized protein LOC142169081; protein product: MQVQPGTSAKVSVANRERVYSKGTCPAVSFCIDNQNFEADFFVIPLDGFDIILWVTWLQTLGPILWDFVTLEMSFTSNRKQVVFRGQQTCLKLQLQLLHDLDEHHSKLEQVLAEFADLFQEPTGLPPMRNCDYRICLLPGSKPVVVRPYQYPHLQKDEIEKSVRTC